The following is a genomic window from Calliphora vicina chromosome 5, idCalVici1.1, whole genome shotgun sequence.
gttttttttttttttaaattaatgtaaattgtatataaaccataaaacttatatataataattatttttaattgttaattatTTGATTGGCTTTTAgggcaaaataataaaacaaaattttaagcataattaagcaaataaaattctcattcactcaataaagaattaaataaattcttacTAAGaggtcttttaaaaaagtaaggGGGGctcgaatttttaatttagatttttttttattttattatttttttttaatttagatttaaaaaactcaaaaactaaactaaatataacttgtatatacacacacacatatttcTATTTGTAAGATGataattttaaatgcaaatatttgttcgttatagtttttttttattattattattaattttattttattatactataattatataaagtaaaattaagtttatgtaatttgcaaatattttatatatatataaatatatttttatatagattttaagGACTTTTTTCAATTGGTTTAAGCTaaagaaagaaacaaaacaaaaaaaaacagagttgtattatgtttaaaatttaattacaaatgcTATGATAACAAAAACCACAACAAATTGATaaagtaacaaacaaaaatgaaaaaacaaaacacaaaattcacACACATTTACATACTATTaactacaaaacaaataaacattacgtatgtttattaacaatttaaacatacattagttattatattgaaaaaacaaaataaataaaaatataaattatattataaacaacaaaatattattatatatatatattaaaagaaacaagaaaaaaaaaacaaataataattataaattaaaaaaaaaacaaataaaaacagtttttgctCTTAGATGCACTCACCGCGcataaaattatgaataataattattatacgaattaaatgaaaagaaaaaaaaaacaaaatgattatcattcaataaaaatacatttaataatataaaagccactaaaattacatttcaaaatagtccaacaattttttctaactcgttagaacatttttaaatgtaattttgtattaatttctttaaaaatcatattttttactcaaatttacttaaaatattttcaataattgtaTCGACTTCGGCCATAGCTCCATTACCGGTATCGCCACACATTAAAGTTTTCGATACTGTTGCTATTTCGTGGTAGCCCCATGATGTTAGTTTTGTTATGTGCTCCTTGGTTACAGGATGATCGAACATGCGTGTATTCATGGCTGGACAGAAAAGCAAAGGTTTACTAACATCCCAGGCCCGCACAACGCACAGCAAGAGATTGTCGCAAAGAccctaaaaaataaaagaatttttatttatcaatacgctaaaaataaatataatttaagcaaaaatgtttgtgaaaattaaGACTTCAGGACATAGaagacaactagataggtaactgagagttAAAAacataagtctgttgtcaaaagagagtaattttctttaattttgtttccttGACATTTCTccctccttccgttctatgtatttattctaaGCTTCATACCTCAATTCTTAAACGACAATTACATATGAGACGACAATtacatatgaaaatttaaaaattttgggaaattgatttattctagaagatttcaacccaaatataaaaataccaaaaaatcaatttgtaaaaaattctcaCGAATTTcactgtttttatacccttcaccatgagtggcaagggtatatataagtttttcatttgcgaccccacaaagcatatatattctggatcgttttagatagcgaagtcgatatagccatgtccgtctgtatgttgaaatcaattttccgtagcccccaaataacttacaaacatgattgatacatcaatatatcgggaattcttccggcttctacgagaaaatcggcccacaaatgactgagatataaggaaaaaacggcctattggcctatttttttatttatatctagattactaagtcattaatataatgacagatatttcaaagtccattgcaacgatgtatataaggttaTAATAATTTGGACCtagaatgggtaaaaatcggaaaaaatagtttttaacccgaatatttttttttaccaacaaatttttttttgtcataaaacaatccgaaaaaaactttttaatttttttttaaattttcaaaaataattttgaaatttttttttttaaattttcaataattttgaaattttttttttaaattttctaaaataacttttaattttttttttaattttatattttaaagtataaattgttgaagggtatttaagattcggtacagccgaatatagctctcttactttcgAAACGGAACATGCTACCAATctggtaacattttattatttctattctATTTTTTCTGCAAAAGTTTGGACGTCTGaaagattttatttcattagaaATTGGAGGCCTTCAAACCAATCTGTCCCATAAGAAATGCACGGTGTGTATTGTGTTTGACATGAGCCAGATAAGCCGGAGAAAATCTAATATcgtatatatataataaataactcACCATGGCAATTTTAGCCAATGAATTTGCACTTAAAGGTGCTATCACCAGCATATCAGCCCATTTACCCAAGTCTATGTGCACAACAGGATCACCACGCTTGTTCCAAGCATTCCATTCAGTTTGATCATCTAAGATTTCTATGTCTTGAGGCATTGTATTCGTATCGATGAAATGTTTGGCATGTTCTGTAACAATTACTTTAATCTAGGGGGAAAActtgattatttaatattaaatttagtcATGAATAACCACTAACTCACATTAATGCTATAATAATCGTTATTCAAATTCTGCAACTTCTCTAAGAGCACGGGTAATTTAATTGTGGCCACACTACCGGTACAagctatcaaaatatttttatttgttttcatattgttttttttttggtaatttttatattaaatgctATTGCTGGGTTTTATTAGTTTTGCTATCCTTTTTGTCCTCTTCACTGAAACCCAATTTGGACCATTCAACCTGTTCCATTAACTGATTTTTCATGCGACAGTCCAAATATTCTTGAGCTTCTCTGCGGCACTCGGAATTTTGGTCGTTACTGCGACGCAGACAGCTCATGTAgagtaaataatattttttacacaaacttTCGTGATCCAAAGGGAAGCTGCCCTTTTCCGGTGGAGTTGGTGTAAACTTTTTCTGGCTAAAAGTGTGCGAAGTCATTTAGATTGAAATGTGCAAATAATTGTGCAAGATAAAAGgggtaaaaagcaaaaaatttataaaaacaagttgAAAAAAACAGCTGTTAGATAAGTGATGACAACGCTGcggaaaaaacaaatattacaataatttaCTTAGAAATATACAGGGAGATTATAAAATaagtgttaaatatttatatacaaaatattacaaaacaatttcaaacGTTTATACATAACGAACCTTATTCTGCTACGATAAGAATATTATCACCACCAATAGACAATTTGGAAATGTGTGACATTTTGTCcgaaatggtttcaattccgtggttattattccgatcgattttttTAGCTTCTATAGATtccgtttgattttgtttattgtcaaaaaattttaaagttctgCTTTTCCGCTAATAATTATAAACACATATCAATTCCtcattgaaaactgaaagtagGTTCATTCGGAAAAAATTGTAGTTTAACTTTTTAAGAAGAAGCAAACTacggaatttattaaaatttcggtCCCAATAAAATTCTGTTACAAATATGTAGATATTCGGAaaactatcagcccaattatgaaaataaattccccgggagttttttcccttttcttgtttttcctattcaaattccatgttaaaacaagtaagagtgctatattcggctgtgccgaatcttatatacccttcaccaaattatacttcaaaattttaaatatttttaggtaaacaaaatttaattttttttcgagttgttttttgaattttttggaaaaaaaaattttcgattgttattttaaatttttttttttaaatttaaaatttttttttttttaatttaaaattttttttttttttttaattttaaatttttttttttgttttttcaaattttttttttttttaaaaaaaattcgggttcaaaattttttttcccgattttgacccattgtaggtccaacttactatggtcttatatacgtcgttgcaaatgtctttgaaatatctatcattagatatccatattgtctatattaatgtcttagtaatccagatataggtaaaaaaataggtcaaaaatcgaggttgtcttggttttttcctcatatctcagccatttgtggaccgattttgctgattttaaatagcaaaattctcgaaagcatgtctgacagaattattgaagatttggatcccgacgatatctggggtcttcagaaaactgatttcaacagacagacagacagacagacagacagacagacagacggacagacagacagacagacggacatggcttaatcgactccgctatctataaggatccagaatatatatactttatagggtcggaaatgaaaaatgtagaaattacaaacggaatgacaaacttatatatacccttctcacgaaggtgaagggtataaaaacgaaaagggaaaaaactcccggggaattttttttcataataggGCTGTATAGTGTAAGTTTCATAGAAATATTTCAGATTTACCAGGTACAtatatattgttgttgtagcagcagtgattgctgagttgacagcccttgggcGAGTGAAcacgggtcattccggtgcgtaaaaccggctgtcgtgggaatgggtacatatgtatatgtgatGGATAATGATGTCGAAAACGAAACTTTTTGAAACTGAAATTAGTAttcataatttttggaaaaataaaaaaaatcataaacatttaTTCAGAAAATTGTCACTCTTGTCAcgtctgtatactttgtgacaGATGTCACGAGACAGaagataaacaagttttatatttcTCTCGTTCTTTCAGAACTGCCATTTGTTTAACTTTTGTGGTTTACTTTAACACACAATAAATTCGGTAGCAAAAttattatcagcccaattatgaataaaaattctcaGGGagctttttcccatctttcctattcaaattcaatgggaaaaaactcccgaggaatttttattcataattcgGCTGATATATCTTTCTCTTTTCTTGAGAGCTGCTCTATGAAACTGACTTTGGCTtttttgaaacttaaaaattttcaccTCTGTATACATTTTACGGGAATGGAAAAAAATCCGGGAAACTAGgaaagctttaaaatataattcataaaTGCTGTAAATTTTATCCcccttttaaattaaaaatatggggcatttcatgtcaagtgaaccaacttttgaaatcgatgtcttccgatcgggatgaaatttgcaccaaggttagctctattggatagtaactcagacacaatttttcaacaacatcggtcgagaactctctgagttatagggggtaaaattttgacaatttggtcaaacaggggttttttcttatccatgtaacttattacctattgttcttagcaaaatgtgtcccaaatagtatagatagctatttcttcgatctttcgaaaaaaaatatttaaaaaaaaaaataaaaaatttttaatattttttttccgaaatcaaaaacttttttgacttttttgacttttttttaaaattttttttttttttttttttttttttttttcttaaaataaagtttagatattttccttgaacacctacttggtcgcttagtgggatgcgagtgggatatctatcaaaataaatattttgtaactcaaaacataaaatttttgactttttttgcaaaatcaaaaactttgttgactttttttttttcaaaatggacccttttttaatctttttttttaggtcaaacaaaagcttagatattatccttgaagacccttttggtcgcttagtgggatgcgagtgggatatctatcaaaataaatattttttaactcaagacttacaatttttgactttttttgcgtattttgcaaatacgattttttttccaaatgggccctttttttaaaattttttttgtagtcaaaagaaagcttaggtccattcctttaagatatttttagtcccttagtgggatgcgagtgggatatctatcaaaataaatattttgtaacgcaagacatacaattttttaatttttttttgcaaaatcaaaatttttttccaatatgggcccttttttaattttttttttgctcaaaagaaagcctaggtccattcctttaagatatttttagtcccttagtgggatgcgagtgggatatctatcaaaataaatattttgtaacaattttttaatttttttttgcaaaatcgaaatttttttccaatatgggactttttttaaaaaatttttttttgctcaaaagaaagcttaggtcttttcctttaagacctattttgtcacttaggaagatgtgagtaggatatctattaaaataaaaatgttgtaactcaagacattcaattattgactttttttttgcaaattcgaattttttttcaaaatgggcccttttttaaaattttttttttagtcaaaagaaagcttaggtccattcctttaagatattttaggtcccttagtgggatacgagtgggatatctatcaaaataaatattttgtaactcaagatatacaatttttgattttttggcaaaatcaaaaacttttttgacttttttttaaaatgggccctttttgtaatttttttttttgctataaagaaagcttaggcctattcctttaagatggttttgatcgcttagtgggatgcgagtgggatatatatcaaaataaatgttttgtaactcaagacatacaatttttgtgttaaaacatttattttgatagatatcccactcgcatcccactaagggactaaaaatatcttaaaggaatggacctaggctttcttttgagcaaaaaaaaaaaattaaaaaagggcccatattggaaaaaaattttgattttgcaaaaaaaaattaaaaaattgtatgtcttgcgttacaaaatatttattttgatagatatcccactcgcatcccactaagggactaaaaatatcttaaaggaatggacctaagctttcttttgactacaaaaaaaattttaaaaaaagggcccatttggaaaaaaaatcgtatttgcaaaaaaaaaagtcaaaaattgtaagtcttgagttaaaaaatatttattttgatagatatcccactcgcatcccactaagcgaccaaaagggtcttcaaggataatatctaagcttttgtttgacctaaaaaaaaagattaaaaaagggtccattttgaaaaaaaaaaagtcaacaaagtttttgattttgcaaaaaaagtcaaaaattttatgttttgagttacaaaatatttattttgatagatatcccactcgcatcccactaagcgaccaagtaggtgttcaaggaaaatatctaaactttattttaagaaaaaaaaaaaaaaaaaaaagagaaaaaaaaaaaaaaaaaagtcaaaaaagtcaaaaaagtttttgatttcggaaaaaaaatattaaaaattttttatttttttttttaaatattttttttcgaaagatcgaagaaatagctatctatactatttgggacacattttgctaagaacaataggtaataagttacatggataagaaaaaacccctgtttgaccaaattgtcaaaattttaccccctataactcagagagttctcgaccgatgttgttgaaaaattgtgtctgagttactatccaatagagctaaccttggtgcaaatttcatcccgatcggaagacatcgatttcaaaagttgattcacttgtagtgtttataaaaaaccgactttttaaaaaaccggtttgtcggttaaccgaaaattgggcttttttagaaaaccggtttttcggttaaccgacatcgaaaaaaccggttaaaccggttaaccgtcatatatatgtagaaaacataaaatgtccaataaagtgtatacagctttaaaattttaagtttttattagtcaggaatggttaatattaaataactataaatatacaaaggtgctaagtccattttattttgtaaaaatttcacaattattatctcagtaaaatggaattgagtatatctaaatatgttactaaatatataatatacttgttttaattattggtttattcattaaatttttctgatatggaacagaaaatgtagcaagtcccaaaaaaggacctataagatgtaaacgcatttcttcttagctgtgattatttgtcattataaatcacaccaaataattaataaagctccattatcagatttcaaaaatatttcaaattatggattttggaacgttgttatttctgaaaaggactttgtacactaagctaacgaaattaataataaaataaaattttaagaacaaaacacactatgaagtcaaattgattgaaagaacgtatgcacatcaaattcaacttgacgtttggtaaaatcatcactaagtttataatgaatcattattaagattttgcttaacttctagaattctgcggaatttaatttcattcaatagtttcattatgtgcaatttattctgaaaaagtttttaagtaaactcatcgtcctctactatttagaatcattgtaattcttaaaaatatcaatctaaataggtttatattgtaaatcagcagtttagatttcaaatcagaccaataatgtttgtacaataaatataaaaaatgcacaaaaccatgagatttcttagttttaaacctaaattttaaaaaccggttaaccgagtgataaaaaccggataaaccggttaaccgaaaatcaacattttaaattaaccggtttgcaaaaaaccgagatttcgaagaaaaaccggtttttcggttaaccggtttataaacactattcacttgacatgaaattccccatatatttaccattttcaaatccatagaaaagaaataaaaacacaattcaTATTTCCATTTATTAAGCTAGTTAATTAACTGTTTATTATAtgcaattatttattaattatatttgatTCCACagagaaaaatctatatattaaaCCATCATCAAATaaacttaaatgtttaaatattcgttttatttttatttaaaaattttattatctttctttttatatattgttttttgttttctttaatatattatgtatattctcattaattaataaattaaaattattaaagtatttagaatgggGATGGGAATAAGGAGTACTAAGAAGggttttttgaaacaaaacaattgtaGTTCCTAATCTTAAGAATTTGGAATTgattgaatttaattaaaatgtttgcgtTGATCATCCGCACTATGATGATTGAGAGAAGAAAGcgttgtattaaaaattaatttctttttttaatttaaaaacatgaaaataaaatttaaaatttacctaAATGTGGATTGAGGTTGTGACGATGCCATAAAAAGcggcaatgtaaaaaatatgaaaatatccaCAGGCGAACCatgtttaaagtttaatttaattatggaTACActtagaataaaataaaaaaaaaatatttgtatgtatatttatatataaataaaaagacaCTAAATACTAATCAACGAATAGTAAGAGATGATGAATGCATGTTGCAGGTAACAGGCCAACCAGGCCAGTTGTTTTGGGGGATTCCAACGCGTTAGagttaaatatatacaaaaaggaATTTTAGGGGAGAGGGAGAGAAACAAACAATTTCCAACCATAACAAAACAATACGCCGACAATAATGTGTCAGCGTAactgtgtgtgtgagtgtgtatgTCTGCACCTACATACACGTACTATTTATTATAACAAAGGTTTACATAATGGAACAAAGTCCCGATGTCTCATTGCCGCAAaccactttttcttttttccttaAACTAGCCTTTTTAAGCGCAGGTTTTAGTTCATAAGTTATAGTTTCTTCAACGGGAGGCGGTGTGACTGGTTTTGGTGGAGGTATGGTGGGAGCGGCTGATACAACCGGTCGATTTATATGGGTGATCGTGGGTACACTGCTGCCGTAACTGCCTATTACTGAAATCGTACTTACACTGTTTTCTCCGAATTCTTCGACTGCCGATAGATCGTCGTATTCGCCAGCAGCACCACCGCCTAATAGACTACTGGATATGGAACTGATTGTGGTACCACCACCACACAACACTGGTATGGTAGATATGGTGGGTATGGGATTGGAAACTGAGCTTGCAGCATGACCTAAACTATCTGTTTGATTGATTGAGTTAGACGACATCGTTGAGGATGCTGTTGCGTTATTACTACTAGTACTAGTATTGCTACTTGTGGTTACAGTGTTCttggttatatttattttaatcttaTTAACTAAACTAGCCAAGGGCACAGTAGGAACGGGACCGGCAGCGGACAGATTGTGCTCGTCTGCCGTATCTATATTACCATCCATTGAGATATTCAAATCCATACTGGGCGGTTCCATTAGCGATTCGATGTCTTCATTCTGATGCGCAGAGGATGCTGTTGAGGCTGGTCTTTCTGGTATGGGCGATAAAGCGGGATTGGACGAATCAATCGTATGAGTTTGGGTCTCTTCTGTATAGAAAGAAATAAacagaatattaaaaaattgctaTTGTCAACGTTTTTAATATCACACTTACCACTGATGTTAATGGATATTTCCTCGGGAGCTTGAACTACAGTTCCGACTTCTTCAAAACCATCATCCTCATCTTCGTCTTCTTTTGGCTCCTCTTTAATTTTCACATTCATAAAGGACAATTGTGAGGCATCATCTCCTTCAGGCAATTCCTTCTCAACATAGGTGTCCAAGTCCGTAAAGGGAATGTGAGGTTCCTGTATTTCAACATCAGATTCTGTAGTTTCGTTGAGTTCGCCGTGACCCTGACCCTCATCTTCGTCTTCCACATTGCCCATTTGTTCTCGTGTGACATTCGCCGGCACATATTCGTCGTCGTCATCATCGTCAACGATTTCGGTAACCGAAGGCTCTTCATTGGGCAAAACAATAACATCGTCGTCATCATCTTCAAGCGTGTGGCTAGTTCCAACATTTTCTTTGGGCGATAATTAAaagggaaaattaaatttaagacaCATTCCaccaaattatttaataaaaatgtaacatttgctataataaataaaatcttttaacACTTTAGATTAAATTTTTAGGCCATaacttttgtaatttgtttattaacattaaTGTGAATCTAAAATATTATGCTCATTAGCAGAAACTTACCCTTATCGGTTTTATTATCTTCCTCCACTTTTATCACAATATCGACTGCATTATCATCATCGATTTGTATTGTCGATATTTCATTGTCATGTGTGTTAGGAGTTTCTTCCTCTTCGTCACTTGACTTAGGTGGAGGATTAAGTGAGGCctgaaataataacaaaattgcaAAGATTTAGTACaggctgtattatttactcaaaCATTTTTCTCCCATCTACCTTGTAGTCTTCATAACAAAGTGGATGATAGATTTTATCTTCAATTCTTATGGCAGAACGCAAATGCCATTCTTCCAGTTCATTGTCATAGTATTGCTCAAATTTCTCTTGACACATATCACAGGCACGATCCACATCATCCACTCCGGCCGAGCACGTGGGTACGGGTGAATTGGTGGAACGTTGATTAGACGTTTCATCCATAGTTTCGGGATCGTTTTGTTGTGAATCGAATAAGTTCTTTTCACGTTCCTCCATATCTTCAACCTCTTCGTATTGCACCCAATCGTTGAGATCGTAATACCATTTGCGAGCATGAGCCTTGCGCGAAGTGTCTCTTTCACGTCGATTCTGTCGGAAATGCCAGTCCAAATGTTGGCTGTATTTAATGGTTTGTTCTGGTGGAAAACGAACACCACAACTGCTGCATTGCATGCCCGAGAATAGAGTTTCGACAATAGCAGCTTGGCGTGTTTTTATTGATTCCGGCTTCGAAAGGTCAATGGGCTTAATGGGATCCATGTGCACCGAGGGTGGTGGTGGTGCAACTTCTTCTGTTGAATTCGATTCTGAAGAAATAACTGTTACTGATTTATCGCTTTCAATCGTTTTAGTTTCTGCTTTTGGAGCAGTAACAGCGGCAGCATTATTAACAGCTGGTAATATACCACTTGAACCGCCCAATATACCAGTGGATACCAATTTCTGGAAAAGTTCATCAATATTTATATTACTAAGAGCCGCCGCCGGCAGTATTGGTACGGAGGT
Proteins encoded in this region:
- the Ppcdc gene encoding phosphopantothenoylcysteine decarboxylase — its product is MKTNKNILIACTGSVATIKLPVLLEKLQNLNNDYYSINIKVIVTEHAKHFIDTNTMPQDIEILDDQTEWNAWNKRGDPVVHIDLGKWADMLVIAPLSANSLAKIAMGLCDNLLLCVVRAWDVSKPLLFCPAMNTRMFDHPVTKEHITKLTSWGYHEIATVSKTLMCGDTGNGAMAEVDTIIENILSKFE
- the LOC135960913 gene encoding cytochrome c oxidase assembly protein COX19, which codes for MTSHTFSQKKFTPTPPEKGSFPLDHESLCKKYYLLYMSCLRRSNDQNSECRREAQEYLDCRMKNQLMEQVEWSKLGFSEEDKKDSKTNKTQQ